The genomic window attattattattattattattttgaaaacaagaaccttgaatttttatatgaaaaattaaaattgaagacATGAGTACAACTCATTAAGTGTTTTGTACCATTTTAATATCAATCCACCACTTTCACTGTCCTCCAACCACATGGTTTGGttcttgaattaaaaatatagctattataactaaataattatttatttatttattataataattattttgaaatactCAATTTTATCTCTATATTTTGCAAATTTCTGTTCATAACAATTAAATACGttgatcataaaaataaaaaaggggtAAAATTAATACATTATGATatcacaaatattttaaaattatatgaatagaagtaaatatcaaaatcaaaatacaacAACTAAAACTACTTTTGTTCTTTACATATAACCTTTtcacaatataaaaaatcatctCCATCCATACCACATATATtcaatattttgtatatatatatatctatatatggaAATTAATTTTGTGGTTGCAATTTACATGATGTGATGGACAGAGATtgtgaaaacataaaatatcaAGTttgtgttttgaaaaaaaagagaggaataaaATTTGTGGTTCAAAGTTACCGAAGGAAaggaaatgtttaatttaatatgagaacaaaagttacaaaactatttatgtttttgagagagaaagaaagagattgTAGATTTATAGCCGATTAAAACTATAttgcataaaattattatttaagaaatttcatatttttaatattattattgttattattataagtttCTTACATTTTGTATTCCATAAATGTATATAATCAAaagttctttttttgtttattcacAATATAAAGTGGAAACAAATAGATTCATATCTGAAAGAGGCTGACAATAAGTTCTTTCAAAATTGGCTATTTGTTCCTCTGTTAGAAAAAAATTGTCACTCATCGACGTGGTAGtctatcttttaaaaaaactttaagtaCTTTTTTAGACTAATTGAGACTTTACGACTCTTTAAAAAACTGTGCATTGAACAATTAATGAATTTGTcattgaaatataataatatattaataataatatttttttgttatagtatAGAGAATCCTATGAGCAGATAAAtttctcatattatttttttcatatctaaaaatgcaaaacagaaaaaaatagTTACTTAAATGATTTAAATCTCTATtacttaaattaaataataatggtTGATatgacaatattattattattattattaaatttcaagtaTTTTGTATCAAATAAATCTATTCATAACATCAAGAAATATTCCATTTTGGTTTATTTGTAGTATAATGtgaaagagagaaaacaaaacacaatatacacatatactttctcaattcaagaaaagaataataaataaataactgaataaataaataaaaaataaaaaataaagacagCTGCCAAACTTACAACCATTACATGTTCACGTGAACCCTTCTCATCACTTCCTATAAAGAACTCCCTCAAACCATCTCTAAACCCcaaaaaaccctaaccctaaccctaattcatCTTCCCTTCCCTTCTCATGTCTTCCACCAAACTCACCTCCTTCTTCCTCATCTTCCTTCTCTTCCTCTCCATCTCCCCTCCCATTCTCTCCTGTAACTCCTGCTCCAACCCTCCCCACCACAaacaaccctaaccctaaccctaatcctcaCCCAAAACACCCTAAAACACCCCAAAAACCCTAAACCACCCATTATCCTCCCTCCCATTATTGGCAGACCACCCATCACCAACCCTCCAGTCATTGGCCGGCCACCCATATCCCTCCCACCAATCATTGGTCCTCCGGTGATCCCTCCGGTGTTCCCTCCGGTGACTGGCAACCCCCCACCTGTAGGCAACTGTCCTACACCACCAACTCCAACTCCAACTCCTACCACTccaactcctcctcctcctcctcctcctcctctcaaCAGCTGCCCTGTTGACACACTTAAGCTTGGAGCTTGTGTTGATCTTCTTGGAGGGTTAGTGCATGTGGTTATAGGTGACCCAGTGGTGAACAAGTGTTGTCCATTGTTACAAGGACTTGTGGAACTTGAGGCAGCTGTGTGTCTTTGCACTACTATTAGACTTAAGTTACTTAATATCAACATTTACTTGCCTCTTGCTCTTCAGCTCTTGCTCACTTGTGGGAAGACTCCTCCTCCTGGGTTTACGTGCACTGTTTAGTGTgatttcatgcatgcatgcatgcatgcctgCCATGCATGTGTCTTTGTTTTCACAGTTTCACGTTTGTCTTTACAGTGTCTTGtaagttctctctctctctttctcttcttgttcttctttttgttgtttttatattttataaataaccaACTTCttcgagtatatatatatatatatatatatatatatatttaaacattgtttCTTCTTGTATTCTGGCTACTATTACTTCTGTATGAGTGTGTTTTCTTCATAAATAAGCTTGATTTTCTTCCTAGTTTCTCTTGTCTATGAAATGcttttttttgaatgttttttttataaataagctTTCTGCTTAttcctcttctttattctttcaacttatgtgttttttttattacatgcCTTCTTGTAAATGAATGTAGTTATTTTAATAAGTTTAATTACAAAGAAAAGCAGTTAATTAATAAActgaagatttttttatttctttcaactGTCCTTTCTTCTAACTTATATATAATTGAGGAGTATTTTCATACTTAATTAACCTACTAAAAACAAGTGAGATTTTGTTTATTCACTAGTCATGCACATGcatgaatttattgattaaCCTATTCAAGTAGATAATGACTCTCAAATccaacttgttttttttttctcattttttgaaCTAATTAGTACACATGATGTAAGTTTGATCTGACAGAATGATTTTTGTCCTTGTTGTTGTTGCAGTGAGTTAAATTGGAGTTATCTGAATGCTTGGAATATTTCTGGTTGGTCAAGTGTGCATGCAATGTGGTGTTATCACAGTGTCATGATTCAATGTCTCAACTCACTtctctttaatttatttctctttggtttcttttttcttttgtttttatcaagTGTAATTTGTTCTAAGTCATGTCTTGTTTGTCACTGGCCCTTGTAACAAGGAATTGTTAttaatgcttttaattaatctcTTCTAATATTCgcatgttttaaatatttatatatttatttctttatttacatcggttgaaaaaaattataggttACTTCCTCTAGTTTTCACTTCTAATagcatttaaaaacaaatttagaacataaaaaatattgttttatcctctaaaatatataaatttatgcatcttaaccattttaattaacgaGAGGTAATGAGTTGAAGAAaagatcataataaaaaaatgtttatttaattcagtgtcaaattgttatttttaaactttaaaatacaaaataagtaATTGTCCAAAATTAACTAAGTCACCAAATAGActttataacataataaaaccaaattatttaattaatataagataataattaaaaaatatataatattcaaaataatgtTTCAATATTTTACTCATTTGCAAAATGGTAATtttgcaacatttttttttaatttttaataaattttttttaccaattacagttttcattcttattactatctattatcattcttattactatctattactattttttttatttccattccTATTTCGCTATAGTGAAGTGGTAAACTGGTAATGAAATTtacctattttatttatttttatagtatttgatATTTACCTATCAAGTGTGGCCCGTGTGGGAATGTACCTGCAtttgttttaatgtttattttaataataataagctaaTAATAATCACATCTAAAAACAGTTACATAAAATAATCAATTGGTACAATAATTGGGAACATGTTTGATTGAAGGCAAAGCAACTTGAAAAGGTGCTTGTGAGAATTTGAGCAGAGAAGGTACTCTTTTACCACATTCAAATACACAACATGTGAATTGGCACAAGGACATGTGAAAAGGTTTGTCCTcccaaaaatattaaacttttataaagTGGGtccttaaaagaaaattaataaaaaattaataaaaaatttagttcatattattatatataacagATAAATCACTACTTATACTTTTCATCAcaggtttattttattttgatttcgtAAAGATTCAACTCCATTTCtttaataaaaccaaatgacACAAgtatatgtttaaaattaattttggttataaatattttttgcttaacatatactattaaaatatatagttaaatattaaattaaaaagatataatatttgaattggctcatctatttctttctttctttttcggtCTATTTACTCAGAAATCCTctcaactagtccctctatttttgaaaatggacCTATTTAGTCTCTCTATGCTTAAAAATGGTTTAACTAGTCcatgtattttcaagagtagaaagACTAGTTGAAatcatttctgagtagaggaccaaaagggaagagaaaaaaagtagagggaccaatttaGGTTatatgattcaaaaaaattaattttgatagaCATTGAGttaatggttatatatatatatatatatatatatatattctattaatGAAGACGCCGCGCTTTGCAATAATGAAATACTTTATTTACGTTGGTCCTTATAtttaggttttatttgaattggcttaaaaaagtatattttttttcaatttgtagaaggacttatgttttttttttaattttatgtttaaataagtTAATGCAAAGTAATTTTATATGTGTAAAATTGTTTGGATGTGAATTCTTAAAAGGACTTTTTTGTGGcaaattatcaaaatgagaatttattaagttattataattatctcAACCATTATGCATTCAAAATATAGTAATTGctattgataatgataataacaacaacactaCACTAATGATTACATTCAAAATATAGTAATTGctattgataatgataataacaacaacactacactaataataataataataataataataataataataataataataataataataatctatacatctatacaatactattaaagtagatgtataatctagtCTGAGAGCGTTTCAAGgaccaattttatttttttataacatttatgttttttatttatattacttataatattaataattgaaaaacattaattacacgtaattatttatgcaataaatatccataagatttttgaaatccaaggtataaaatagtttaCATGGTagaagttgtttaattatattattttacatatgatattgtctcaaaactcctcacaaaattttagaaaCTCCGATGTAAAGACGGGATAATgcctagtaataataataataataataataataataataataataataataataataataatattgtttttctttcctttgtcaGGATGAAAAGGGTGGAGGCAAGAGGAAGGAGAAAACTTGGAAGGGAGCTTGAATGTAGACAAAACTATTAAGGCTGTGAAAAGTTTgcgggaaaaaataaaaacttatttaatttttttatttcataaggttaatttagtaattttataaccCAAAACTGTTTCTGAAAGGTGCTTTTCTCAGAAGCACCACATGACccgtttataaaaaaaatatatatagtatttcagtttttttatcAGTTCTGCTAaaaaaccaatacaaacaaGTTGTTTATAACTTAGAAGtgcttaatttataaaaaatagctAAAAAATAGCTATGGAGTTTTCGGAAACTAATCCAAATAACCCTTTACTTTTAGTAACTGTGCTTTTAGCTAAAAAATGTTACTGACtactctatttttattattaaaaaagtaatatttatatattttataattttttaaatagtagaCGTGTGGCATAAGAGTTCAtagggaaaaaataattaattttaagagatatcctaatatatatatatatatataataaaaaaaaaaaaacacacataattagttttgttttcgAAATTTACAAAAGCAAAAACGTCATGTGATAACCGAAAGCACAATGTTGAAATTATGTGCGCTGGTGGTAacatttgtaaaattatttagtgaaaattgtcaaaaacacccctaagtttgcaatatgcacaaacaCAACCTCTAAATTTGTGTATCTCTAAAAagccccttccttttaaacacaatgtttttcaaacccccaaatcatgtaacggtggttaacagagttaattttgaattttctggACAAAATTGCCACTTGTATGGGAAGTCGTGGCAGTGTAATCATTTTTCAGGTTTGAGAGGAAATGGGGGTTCTCTattcgcctcttcagcttttccctttccaaagttgtctctgcctggacatcctctgtaatttcagcttttccctttccaccagtGTCTCAAAAGGAAAGTTCCACTCAAGTATTCCGCATTTCATCAGTTTAtagtctaaggtattgagccgaggtggacgccgttgaagaagttgtgattatggttttatttataaactattctGTTATAAAGAGAGATTTTCCGGTTTTGTTATGTGGTTATGtttttgttggatgatattgaagtgtGCATGGAGATTTTCTGGCGAgggttatgttttgttttacatttttgtctgtgtacacgatcgaaagagatttttcgattgttatgctgtgtaatgtttataaagTATATTTTCCTCTTTAATTTGATGTTGTTGCAGTTTTAGATGAGATTtccgtttaaaaaatgaggtttagtttaaaaaattatgtctccgtttaaatattgtgttttctgtttaagataTCAGTTCTCTGATTAAGAATTGATGTCTTCGTTTAAGAATTCAGGTCTCCGTTTATAAAGTAAATTTTTCCGCTTAAGAATTTGTGAATATTGCTTAATGTATTGTTATTATCGCAGGCTTATGATTATGGTGGTAAACCTAGTTAATGGAGACCGTGGctgaattacaaaattttaCATGACCCTTCGACATTAaaagatcatccgaaggacaccattTGTAGCAGTCACTAagctggaagctgtattccaagagagggcatttcttgattctctgttgcaaaggtaTGATGACTGCACCTATAAATTTCTGGATCGGGGCAAGCCTGCTGAGTTTTAtgcctgaagatgtggctctcattcTTAGTTTGtgttgcgatggagacgcagttgtatttcagaagaagaaaacctaTGGGAGACagagagactccatcaagagaactcttGAGCAAATTGTTTGGTAAAAgggggaagaagaaaattttgtcaaactcctgatgatGTATCTCATGGTACAATCcgcttcccaaatacctcatgctcggttTTGAATTTGATCGTTggttatgtcgatgatctacctggtaTGGGgtgatacgcatgggcgcaggcgacgtacaagtggcttatggaggacgtTCCACAAGCtaccgctcgagtgcaagcaagATTCACTGGGATTAAGACCAACAtggggtacattaagggttgctcggtcacactgaacatctggttttacgagctgaccttCACCGGAAAGAAAGTGCGTTTTGGTAAGACCCTAAGGATGCTGTGTTACGGTGAAaatagttaccggaagcaaACGTCGATAGAAAACAcgttgtcatctctcgaaggaaatgaggtaataaatcatgaataatGTGTTTTGCAATAgtagttattgtttaaatatagtcgTTAGCGTTTAACAAtagtagtttttgtttaaaaatattctttagtgtttaaaagtttggttttctatttaaatatatgtggtA from Dioscorea cayenensis subsp. rotundata cultivar TDr96_F1 chromosome 9, TDr96_F1_v2_PseudoChromosome.rev07_lg8_w22 25.fasta, whole genome shotgun sequence includes these protein-coding regions:
- the LOC120268653 gene encoding 36.4 kDa proline-rich protein-like, producing the protein LLLQPSPPQTTLTLTLILTQNTLKHPKNPKPPIILPPIIGRPPITNPPVIGRPPISLPPIIGPPVIPPVFPPVTGNPPPVGNCPTPPTPTPTPTTPTPPPPPPPPLNSCPVDTLKLGACVDLLGGLVHVVIGDPVVNKCCPLLQGLVELEAAVCLCTTIRLKLLNINIYLPLALQLLLTCGKTPPPGFTCTV